The Arcobacter roscoffensis genome segment AATATGCTCTTTAATAGAATTATCATTTGAAAAGTTTACTATCTCTTTTTTTAGTAAGGCTTCATCTAAACCACACTTAGCATCTTCGAATAGATGCATTTTCCCAAAAGAGTAGCTTACTATAATATTCAAATCATATTCAATATCATCGATAATTAAAATAGATTCCTTTACTTCTTGAATAAATTTGTTAATGTAGTTATTAAGGTTTATTTCATATTTAGAAAAAGTAAAAAAATCAGTTAAAAGTGCAAATTGACCATTTTTCATATTATATATTTGCTCAAAAATATATTCATCTGGTAGATAATCAAGAAGTCTTTGGGCAAATTCATTTTCAATTTTATTTACGATATCTTTATTATAAAACTTCTCAAACATATCAAACTCTTCAATTTGAATAAGAAGAAGTAAAGAGATATTATTTTGCTCAATTTCACTTATTAGCTTTTTCTCATCCCTTTGAATACTTGTAATATTACTTTTTATATGTATATATTCAAGTGTTCTAGTTTTCTTAGATAATATAGGTTTCATATCTGTTTTAAGGTAGTAAGGCTTACCATTCTTAGATATGTTTTTTATTACGGCTGAGCATTCTTCTTTTTTATTTATTAATGTATTCCATAGATTTTCTTGGATTTTTTTTGATTGTTTTGGGTGATTTAGTAGTGTGTAGTGTTGACCTATTAATTCATCTGGTGTATACTCAGATACATCACAAAAATTGCTATTTACATAAGTTATAATTCCTTGATTATCAATTTTTGAAATTATAGAGGTTTTATCTGCCGTTTCTAAATGATATTTTAGAAGCTTTAATTCTTTTTTAATTTTTTTATTTTTATCTTTAATTTTTTTTGATGATTTGATTAAAATATCTATAAAATCTACTTCTTTAAATGGAAATAATAAAAAGCCATCTATTCCTATATTTATTGATTTCATTAAATGCTCAGGTTTATTATCTTTTGTATATATAATAGAAACAAAGTTCTTACTAAAACTTTTCATTAATTCAAGCATTTCAAAGGTACATAAAGGAGAAGTTTTAATATCTGTTATTACTATATCTATTTTGTTTTCTTTAAAGTATTTAAGTCCTTCACGAGTATTTGAAATCAAAATAACATTTTCAAAAAAATTATTTAAATATCTTATTTCATTTGAATTTTTATCTTTTATGTCTGAAATAAACAATATACTTAATTTTATAATATTATTTTCCATCTTATCTTTACTTATTGAATCCATGGAATTCCTTATAAATAATTTTTATATATGGTATAGTAAATATACTAATAGAATTATTAATAAAAATAAGAAATTACGAATTATATTTTTTTGGAATAAAATACATCACAGTTTCATATATCCCTTCCATATAATGTCTAAGGTATACATCGTAGTCATTTCTTATGCTAAGTATCAAATTGGGTACTTCATACCAGTCACTTGCTTTATGATAAATACATATAGCTAAGATAGGATGATATAGCTCTATTGTCTTTTTAGCACCTTCTAAGGCTTTTATTTCATCACCTTCAATATCAAGCTTAACAAAGTCTATTTTATCCTTTATAAGCTCATCAATTGTGTTTATATTCTGTGTTTGATAATCATGTCTACAGTTGTTTTGTACTTCATCAAGTTTATCTTCTACAAGGTGAATATTATTTCCAAGTCCATAGTTTAAAAACTCTATGTTTTTAAAGTTTGCATATTTTTTTTTAGCTATGTTTATATGAAGTAAGCTCGGTTCCACACAATAAATCTTATTGTAATCAGGGTAGTTCTTAAGTATGTACTCTAAAGTATCTCCAATATAAGCACCACCATCTAAGAAGTTTATATTTTCTATTTTTGGAATTATCTCTTTATCAAAGTATTGGTTTTCATGGTCATTTGTAAAACCTTGCATAAACTCTAAATCATAGCTAATTTTGAAGTTTATTACTTTTTCAAAAATTTCTTTTGATTTTTTATCTTTTAGAAGTTCATAAGTCTTTTTGTATTTATCTTTATTTTCTAAAAAGTCTTCTTTAAAATCTCCCATAAAAATAGGCGAGGGTAGTTCAAGTTTACTGTAGTTATAAAAGCTAAGATAATTGAAGTTTTTATATCCAAGTTCATCTAGCTTATTTTTTACCTCAAGCGGACTTCCTGTTGAAGCACTAAGAATTATAGAGTTTTCTTTTGGTATATCTTCTATTTTTAGAATATGTTTCTTTTTTGAGCTTTGAACTCTTGTAAAATCATCTATTATTCCATCAACTTCTATATGTTTAGCAATAGCTTTTCCAAATTTATTTATGCCTAAGATATATTTTTTTACATCTTTTGAGTTGATAAAAAGCTGTGTAAGCTTTTTATCTTTATGATTTATATAATCAAAGTCTATTAGATTCATTTATTACTTTGTGTAAGTAGTTTAAGACTTTTTGTATTAAAAAGTTTTAGTGTTTCACTTTTCATAGCTTTTAGTTCATTTGTGAAACCACTGTTTGCAAATAAAACATATGCATCAGCTTGTATACCAACATCTGTACAATCTTGCATAAGTTTAGTAAGTATTGCTTTTTTCATTTTAGAAGTGGCATTTTTACAAACACCAACTATTATTTTGTTTTCTTTTGTTTGTACTATTACATCAATTTGTCTTGATTTATCCCAGTATTTACCTAAATCTTTAATACCATCTTTTTCATAGAAATCTCTTGAGTATTCCATACATAATTCTTCAAAAATAAACTCTTGAAATTGTGTAAAGTTGTTTTTAAATCTCTCCTCAAATTCTGCATATTTTTTATCTCTAATACCTTTATAGATTGGAGAAACAAAAGCAAACCAAAATCTTAAAAAAGGTGTTGTAAATAGAAGTTTTTTTGATACATCACTGTTATCTACTTTTTTAGCTAAGAAGTTAAATGATGACTCAATCTCAATTATTCCTTTTTCACAAAGGTTATCAACACAAGTCATTCCCTCTTCAAAACTTATGTGAGCTCTTTTAAATGAAGCATTAGTTCTTCTATCACTTAAAGCAATACCTGATAATACAGCATGATCTATATGATAACCACCTGTTAGTAAATGAATTTCTCTTTTTAAGTCTTCATAATTGTTTAAGATATGAGATTTTATTAATTCTTCTAAAGGTTTTGTAGTATCAATCTTT includes the following:
- a CDS encoding EAL domain-containing protein encodes the protein MDSISKDKMENNIIKLSILFISDIKDKNSNEIRYLNNFFENVILISNTREGLKYFKENKIDIVITDIKTSPLCTFEMLELMKSFSKNFVSIIYTKDNKPEHLMKSINIGIDGFLLFPFKEVDFIDILIKSSKKIKDKNKKIKKELKLLKYHLETADKTSIISKIDNQGIITYVNSNFCDVSEYTPDELIGQHYTLLNHPKQSKKIQENLWNTLINKKEECSAVIKNISKNGKPYYLKTDMKPILSKKTRTLEYIHIKSNITSIQRDEKKLISEIEQNNISLLLLIQIEEFDMFEKFYNKDIVNKIENEFAQRLLDYLPDEYIFEQIYNMKNGQFALLTDFFTFSKYEINLNNYINKFIQEVKESILIIDDIEYDLNIIVSYSFGKMHLFEDAKCGLDEALLKKEIVNFSNDNSIKEHIEAKKNIEVMKMVKIALENYKIISYFQPIINNKTKEIEKYESLVRLVDEKGSVISPAGFLDISKKGSYYNKITHRVLENSFKILDKINTKLSINLSSVDIEKEDTRRVLYTLLEQHKENANRIIFELLEDEEVKNFNVIRKFIRKVKKMGVRIAIDDFGTGYSNFERLLKFEPDILKIDGSLVKNIVSDQFSQNIIETIVMFAKKQNIETVAEYVENEEIFNTLKNLGVDYSQGYYFGKPENISFLGI
- a CDS encoding DUF234 domain-containing protein, producing the protein MQTAVKYFNVFGGYDLKIDTTKPLEELIKSHILNNYEDLKREIHLLTGGYHIDHAVLSGIALSDRRTNASFKRAHISFEEGMTCVDNLCEKGIIEIESSFNFLAKKVDNSDVSKKLLFTTPFLRFWFAFVSPIYKGIRDKKYAEFEERFKNNFTQFQEFIFEELCMEYSRDFYEKDGIKDLGKYWDKSRQIDVIVQTKENKIIVGVCKNATSKMKKAILTKLMQDCTDVGIQADAYVLFANSGFTNELKAMKSETLKLFNTKSLKLLTQSNK
- a CDS encoding FkbM family methyltransferase, encoding MNLIDFDYINHKDKKLTQLFINSKDVKKYILGINKFGKAIAKHIEVDGIIDDFTRVQSSKKKHILKIEDIPKENSIILSASTGSPLEVKNKLDELGYKNFNYLSFYNYSKLELPSPIFMGDFKEDFLENKDKYKKTYELLKDKKSKEIFEKVINFKISYDLEFMQGFTNDHENQYFDKEIIPKIENINFLDGGAYIGDTLEYILKNYPDYNKIYCVEPSLLHINIAKKKYANFKNIEFLNYGLGNNIHLVEDKLDEVQNNCRHDYQTQNINTIDELIKDKIDFVKLDIEGDEIKALEGAKKTIELYHPILAICIYHKASDWYEVPNLILSIRNDYDVYLRHYMEGIYETVMYFIPKKYNS